Proteins from a single region of Mucilaginibacter daejeonensis:
- a CDS encoding M16 family metallopeptidase, whose amino-acid sequence MTDHQVHTLDNGIRLLFKPAPSDITHTCFIVNAGARDEAEGKDGLAHFIEHLLFKQTEKRNTNQILNRLEVVGADLNAYTTKEYTCIHASLLHQHLERALDLFEDIIFHSTFPQEEIIKERGVILDEIASYQDQPEEAIQDDFEALLFAGHTLGNNILGTARSVEQLEKPDIDAYMTANYNTHQMVFAVSGNYEFGKLIKLVQKYLGHIAANDTAKHRVAPQAITADTVTEYKPIAQVHGVLGSIAYSSSHPYKSGLLLVNNLLGGMGMSSRLNLEIREKHGIAYTIESSYTPLTDTGIFNIYFGTDEEKAGKALKLVHKELKKLRDNQISTTQLHQAKQKFIGQIALAEENRLSLIISMAKSLLDFNCIDSLQQVYDKINAVTAEQVLEISNEIFDPAKMITLLFEPKDE is encoded by the coding sequence ATGACAGACCATCAGGTACATACGCTTGACAACGGTATCAGACTGTTGTTTAAGCCGGCACCATCAGATATAACGCACACTTGTTTTATTGTTAATGCGGGTGCCCGCGACGAGGCAGAGGGGAAGGACGGACTGGCTCATTTTATTGAACACCTGCTTTTCAAGCAGACCGAAAAGCGCAATACCAACCAGATCCTGAACAGGCTGGAAGTGGTAGGTGCCGATCTGAATGCCTATACCACTAAGGAATACACCTGCATTCATGCCTCGCTTTTGCACCAGCATCTGGAGCGTGCACTGGACCTTTTTGAGGATATTATTTTCCACTCTACCTTTCCGCAGGAAGAGATCATAAAAGAGCGTGGCGTGATTTTGGACGAGATCGCCTCCTACCAGGATCAGCCCGAGGAAGCCATTCAGGACGATTTTGAAGCACTCCTGTTTGCCGGTCATACCTTGGGCAACAACATCCTGGGTACTGCCAGGTCGGTAGAGCAATTAGAAAAGCCAGACATCGATGCTTATATGACGGCTAACTACAACACCCACCAAATGGTGTTCGCGGTAAGCGGAAACTACGAGTTCGGGAAATTGATCAAACTTGTACAAAAGTATTTGGGTCACATCGCTGCCAATGATACCGCTAAGCACCGCGTGGCACCACAAGCGATCACTGCTGATACCGTTACGGAATACAAACCCATAGCGCAGGTACATGGCGTATTGGGTAGCATCGCCTATAGCTCGTCGCACCCTTACAAGAGCGGTCTGTTGCTGGTGAACAACCTGTTGGGCGGCATGGGCATGAGCAGCAGGCTTAACCTCGAGATACGCGAAAAACATGGCATCGCTTACACTATCGAATCAAGCTACACACCGCTGACCGATACGGGCATCTTCAACATTTACTTTGGCACTGATGAGGAAAAGGCCGGCAAGGCCCTGAAGCTGGTCCACAAGGAGCTCAAGAAACTGCGCGATAACCAGATCAGTACCACACAGCTGCATCAGGCCAAGCAAAAGTTCATCGGTCAGATCGCACTTGCCGAGGAGAACCGGTTGAGTTTGATCATCTCCATGGCTAAAAGCCTGCTCGATTTCAATTGCATCGACTCGTTGCAACAGGTGTATGACAAGATCAACGCCGTGACGGCCGAGCAAGTGCTCGAGATCAGTAACGAGATATTCGACCCTGCAAAAATGATCACCTTACTGTTCGAACCTAAGGACGAGTAA
- the hpt gene encoding hypoxanthine phosphoribosyltransferase, translating to MKIADLTFEVLIEAGSIAKRVDQLAQQLNTEYAGRTPIFIGVLNGSFLFVADLVKRMTIPCEVTFTKLASYYGGTSTTRKIREDIELSVDISGRHIIILEDIVDTGNTLSYLIEKLKTHAPASVQVCSLLLKPGKLESSIEELRYVGFEIENEFVVGYGLDYQELGRNLPDIYRQIS from the coding sequence ATGAAGATCGCTGATCTGACATTTGAAGTGTTGATAGAGGCCGGCTCCATCGCTAAACGCGTTGATCAGCTGGCTCAACAATTGAATACCGAGTATGCAGGCCGTACGCCTATATTTATAGGTGTGCTCAACGGTAGTTTCCTGTTCGTGGCCGATCTGGTAAAACGAATGACCATCCCGTGCGAAGTGACCTTTACCAAACTGGCCAGCTATTACGGCGGTACCAGCACCACCCGCAAGATCCGCGAGGATATCGAACTCAGCGTAGATATCAGCGGCCGTCATATCATCATCCTTGAAGACATCGTGGATACGGGTAATACCCTTAGCTATTTGATCGAAAAGTTGAAAACACACGCGCCTGCTTCGGTACAGGTGTGCTCTTTACTGTTAAAGCCCGGTAAATTGGAAAGCTCCATAGAAGAACTACGCTATGTTGGTTTTGAGATAGAGAATGAGTTCGTGGTGGGATATGGCTTAGATTACCAGGAGCTTGGCCGTAACCTGCCTGATATTTATCGTCAGATCAGCTGA
- a CDS encoding MFS transporter, with translation MSSVTSASQPHKLTPLILWVMTLATGLVVANIYYNQPLLGDIANAFHITKAQAGQISMYTQMGYATGLLLIVPLADMFERKRLMMIDLALVVLALLIVAGAQQVWLLSVASFLLGVTSVVPQILIPMAAHLAEPHERGKKLGVVMSGLLIGILLSRTISGFVGEHFGWRSMFYIAAGLMIMMWLLMLLVVPKVQPDHKGSYSELMRSLITLVKREPKLRLAAFRGALCFACFSAFWTTLVFLLSEPPFNEGSAAAGAFGLVGAFGALAAGLIGRLSDKIDTQKLITYTVLLLLVSFVIFLLFSRSWIGLIIGVILMDMGVQATHISNQAIIFSLDGAARNRINTVYMVCYFVGGSAGTFMAAHAWGTYRWAGVCAIGIILSALVLIVHLFSLRSRTLS, from the coding sequence ATGTCGTCCGTAACCTCAGCTTCACAACCACATAAATTAACACCACTGATCCTGTGGGTCATGACACTGGCCACTGGGTTAGTAGTGGCCAATATATATTACAACCAGCCGCTGTTGGGCGACATCGCTAACGCGTTTCACATCACCAAAGCGCAGGCCGGCCAAATATCCATGTATACGCAAATGGGATACGCCACCGGGCTTTTGCTCATCGTCCCCTTGGCCGATATGTTCGAGCGTAAGCGATTGATGATGATTGATCTGGCGTTGGTGGTGCTCGCCTTGCTCATCGTAGCCGGTGCTCAGCAGGTTTGGTTGCTGTCGGTAGCCAGTTTTCTTCTGGGTGTTACTTCAGTGGTCCCGCAGATACTGATCCCAATGGCCGCACATTTGGCCGAACCGCACGAACGCGGTAAAAAACTGGGCGTAGTAATGAGTGGCTTGCTTATCGGTATCCTACTCTCACGTACCATCAGCGGTTTTGTGGGGGAGCATTTTGGCTGGCGAAGCATGTTCTATATAGCCGCCGGCTTAATGATCATGATGTGGTTGCTTATGTTATTAGTGGTGCCCAAGGTACAGCCTGATCACAAAGGTTCGTATTCTGAACTAATGCGATCGCTTATCACCCTTGTAAAAAGGGAACCCAAGCTGCGTCTGGCGGCATTTAGAGGGGCATTATGTTTTGCCTGCTTCAGCGCGTTCTGGACAACGCTCGTGTTCCTGTTGAGCGAGCCACCATTCAATGAAGGCAGCGCTGCTGCTGGTGCCTTTGGTTTGGTGGGTGCGTTCGGGGCGTTGGCCGCCGGATTGATCGGCCGGTTGAGCGACAAGATCGATACCCAGAAACTGATCACCTACACTGTACTGCTGCTGTTGGTATCGTTCGTTATCTTTTTGTTGTTCAGCCGTAGTTGGATAGGGTTGATCATTGGTGTGATCCTGATGGATATGGGGGTGCAGGCTACGCATATCTCTAACCAGGCGATCATCTTCTCCTTGGATGGCGCTGCACGTAACCGGATCAATACCGTTTATATGGTGTGCTACTTTGTGGGCGGTTCGGCCGGTACCTTCATGGCGGCACATGCCTGGGGTACCTATCGTTGGGCCGGAGTTTGCGCCATCGGTATCATTCTGTCGGCCCTTGTGCTCATCGTACACTTGTTTAGCCTTCGCAGCAGGACACTTAGCTGA
- the lpxB gene encoding lipid-A-disaccharide synthase translates to MKYYLVAGEASGDLHGANLIKALKEKDADAQLRYFGGDLMQAQGGTLVQHYSTMAYMGFVQVLMNLRTILRNMRNCKEDILAHRPDVLILIDFPGFNLKIAEFAKTQGILVCFYISPKVWAWNQKRVFKIKKVVDHLFCILPFEVDFYKQFGMKVDYVGNPLLDAIATFKPDPDFVQKHRLTDKPIVALLPGSRKQEISRILPEMVKLAAQFPHQHFVVAGAPSFELAYYQRFMNGANLPVLFNATYNLLHYARAAVVTSGTATLETALFDVPQVVVYKADPILVTAGRKFLKIKYLSLVNLIMDKLVVKELIQEECNTQTLTYELNQLLPDGSYRQRILDDHAALRHIMGQPGASAKTASLIIGYAIKK, encoded by the coding sequence ATGAAATATTACTTGGTAGCAGGCGAAGCATCGGGCGACCTGCATGGCGCAAACCTGATCAAAGCCCTTAAAGAAAAGGACGCTGATGCCCAACTACGCTATTTTGGCGGCGACCTAATGCAGGCACAAGGCGGAACATTGGTACAGCATTACAGCACCATGGCCTACATGGGTTTTGTACAAGTACTAATGAACCTGCGAACCATCTTGCGTAATATGCGCAACTGTAAGGAGGACATACTTGCTCACCGACCCGATGTACTGATCCTGATCGATTTTCCGGGTTTTAATTTGAAGATAGCCGAGTTCGCTAAGACTCAGGGCATATTGGTATGCTTTTACATATCGCCCAAAGTTTGGGCCTGGAACCAAAAGCGGGTGTTCAAGATCAAGAAAGTGGTCGACCACCTGTTTTGCATCCTTCCTTTCGAAGTGGATTTTTACAAGCAGTTCGGCATGAAGGTAGATTACGTGGGCAACCCGTTGCTTGATGCCATCGCCACCTTCAAGCCCGACCCCGACTTTGTTCAAAAACACCGGCTTACCGATAAGCCGATAGTGGCCTTACTGCCCGGCAGTCGAAAACAGGAAATATCTCGAATACTACCTGAGATGGTCAAACTTGCAGCACAGTTCCCACATCAACATTTTGTAGTGGCTGGTGCACCTTCTTTTGAGTTGGCCTATTACCAGCGATTTATGAACGGGGCCAACCTGCCTGTATTGTTCAATGCAACTTATAACCTGTTGCATTATGCACGTGCAGCGGTAGTGACATCAGGTACCGCCACTTTAGAAACAGCTTTATTTGATGTACCCCAGGTAGTAGTCTATAAGGCAGACCCTATACTGGTAACGGCGGGACGCAAATTTCTAAAGATCAAATATCTGTCGTTGGTCAACTTGATCATGGATAAGCTTGTAGTAAAAGAGCTGATCCAGGAAGAATGCAATACCCAAACCCTTACTTACGAGCTTAACCAATTACTGCCTGATGGTAGCTATCGCCAGCGCATACTGGATGACCATGCTGCGCTGCGTCATATCATGGGCCAGCCGGGCGCATCGGCCAAAACAGCCTCGCTGATCATTGGCTATGCTATAAAAAAATAA
- the surE gene encoding 5'/3'-nucleotidase SurE has translation MKKTDPTILVVNDDGITAPGIKALIDTVKKLGRVVVVAPDSPQSGMGHAITIGKPLRLDPVELYEGVEMYKCSGTPVDCVKLAVNRIFRGKKPDLCVSGINHGLNNSINVLYSGTMSAAVEGAIEGIPSVGFSLDDFTLQADFAPCAPFVESIAKKILEHGLPTGTLLNVNFPKEAHIKGIKICRQAHGKWAEEFDERLDPHKRPYYWLTGEFQLNDQGEDTDNWALDHGYASVVPVQFDMTAHHAISVLNGWKF, from the coding sequence ATGAAAAAGACCGACCCGACCATTTTAGTGGTGAACGATGACGGCATCACCGCGCCGGGCATCAAAGCCCTGATCGATACCGTTAAAAAATTAGGCCGCGTGGTAGTGGTAGCGCCCGATAGTCCGCAATCAGGCATGGGGCATGCGATCACCATAGGCAAACCTCTGCGCCTTGACCCGGTGGAACTTTACGAAGGCGTTGAGATGTACAAATGCTCAGGTACACCGGTAGACTGTGTGAAACTGGCCGTTAACCGTATTTTCAGAGGTAAAAAGCCTGATCTATGCGTATCTGGCATCAACCACGGACTCAACAACTCGATCAATGTACTTTATTCAGGTACGATGTCGGCCGCAGTAGAAGGCGCGATCGAGGGGATACCTTCGGTAGGTTTCTCGCTGGACGATTTTACTTTACAAGCTGATTTTGCGCCATGTGCTCCTTTTGTAGAGAGCATTGCCAAAAAGATACTAGAACATGGCCTGCCAACAGGCACATTACTGAACGTTAATTTCCCTAAAGAAGCGCACATCAAAGGCATCAAGATCTGCCGCCAGGCACATGGTAAATGGGCCGAGGAGTTTGATGAACGCCTTGACCCGCACAAGCGCCCATACTATTGGCTAACCGGTGAGTTCCAACTGAACGATCAGGGTGAGGATACTGACAACTGGGCGTTGGACCATGGCTATGCCTCGGTAGTGCCGGTCCAATTCGATATGACCGCTCACCATGCCATATCGGTGCTTAACGGCTGGAAGTTTTGA
- a CDS encoding glycosyltransferase family 2 protein: MRPVSIPAYINDYFYNKQDPSKVKQAYERLYKDGRPDVSIVMPAYNEESTIVQTLASLCNNETKWSVEVIVVNNNSKDRTEELVKACGVTCILETTQGITAARNRGLAEARGKYILNADADTIYPKYWIEEMIAPLADGTKRVAITYGGFAFIPVGSTGRVTYFFYEYLSDLTRSYNKYFKNEAVNVYGFDSGFRREQGLQVDGFNHPPGTNEDGYLALKLKQKGFGNLHRVSSARSIVWTTDRRIQIDGGLWKGTIKRLKRVFFS; the protein is encoded by the coding sequence ATGAGACCCGTTTCTATACCAGCGTATATTAATGATTATTTTTATAATAAGCAGGACCCCAGTAAGGTCAAGCAGGCATATGAGCGGTTGTATAAGGACGGTCGTCCCGATGTATCCATCGTGATGCCGGCCTATAATGAAGAGAGCACCATCGTACAGACACTGGCATCTTTGTGTAACAATGAGACCAAGTGGTCGGTAGAGGTGATCGTAGTGAACAATAACTCCAAAGACAGGACGGAAGAACTGGTAAAAGCCTGTGGCGTGACGTGTATACTTGAAACCACGCAGGGCATCACCGCGGCCCGTAATCGTGGTTTGGCCGAGGCGCGCGGTAAGTACATCCTTAACGCCGATGCCGACACCATTTACCCTAAATACTGGATCGAGGAAATGATCGCGCCGCTGGCCGATGGCACCAAGAGGGTGGCCATCACTTACGGCGGATTCGCATTTATTCCGGTGGGTAGTACTGGGCGGGTCACTTATTTCTTTTATGAATACCTGTCAGACCTTACACGATCATATAACAAGTATTTCAAGAACGAGGCCGTGAACGTTTACGGTTTTGATTCGGGGTTCAGGCGTGAGCAGGGGTTGCAGGTAGATGGCTTTAACCATCCGCCTGGCACCAATGAGGACGGTTACCTGGCACTAAAACTTAAACAAAAAGGATTTGGGAATTTACACAGAGTGAGCAGCGCAAGATCCATCGTATGGACCACCGACAGGCGTATACAAATTGACGGCGGTTTGTGGAAAGGTACGATCAAAAGATTGAAGCGTGTTTTTTTCTCCTGA
- a CDS encoding response regulator transcription factor, whose product MGFSDTGQTKILIIEDDNYMQLILRKFLGKAYELEICPSALEALSFLQNGNIPDLVISDLNTPNLTGLDFITQISSSDFFRSIPVIIVSGEDSSETRIRCLDTGADDFIVKPFNPAELEARVRAILRRIGKSVQSL is encoded by the coding sequence ATGGGATTTTCAGACACTGGGCAAACTAAGATCTTGATCATCGAGGATGATAATTATATGCAGCTCATTCTTCGTAAGTTCTTAGGCAAAGCATATGAGCTCGAGATATGCCCATCGGCCCTTGAAGCACTTTCGTTCTTGCAGAACGGCAACATACCCGATCTGGTGATATCAGATCTGAACACGCCCAACCTTACCGGGCTCGACTTTATAACCCAGATCAGCAGTAGTGATTTTTTCCGGTCAATACCGGTGATCATCGTATCAGGCGAGGATAGTTCAGAAACGCGTATCAGGTGTTTAGATACCGGTGCCGATGATTTTATAGTGAAGCCATTTAACCCGGCCGAACTGGAAGCAAGAGTTAGAGCGATCTTAAGAAGAATAGGCAAGAGCGTACAAAGTTTATGA
- a CDS encoding sugar transferase — MSVDELGHKRQIIALINLSDNLTISINQCNFKDRQLMHFKNGMQMFSAWQEQKLNIAAVISQDEILASSGVTLYETLKKNNMGNIPFFMIINHFNSNLRELALNAGVADVFKLPVNVKNIETRVNFLIDHWQPLKAKSSQTSQATYSVPVGKRAFDIFFSGLALLMLSPFFLVVYLLVRLESKGPAFYYSLRVGTGYQVFKFYKFRSMYVNADKRLKDLKHLNQYDVDAAAAKKDNEQGKEVIENTAMLCSECMGAGKCQFPMYADNVHWCEREYVDNKKTSAGSAFFKIKNDPRITKVGNFIRNTSIDELPQLWNVFIGDMSIVGNRPLPLYEAEKLTTDKYALRFHAPAGITGLWQVEKRGKGDMSEEERLMLDNVYAQNHSLVNDVKLILKTIPALLQKESV, encoded by the coding sequence ATGAGCGTTGATGAACTTGGCCACAAAAGGCAGATCATTGCACTGATCAACCTGAGCGATAACCTTACCATCTCGATCAATCAGTGCAATTTTAAGGACCGCCAACTTATGCATTTTAAAAATGGGATGCAGATGTTCTCGGCCTGGCAGGAGCAAAAGCTCAATATAGCCGCGGTGATATCGCAGGATGAGATCCTGGCATCATCAGGTGTTACACTATACGAAACGCTCAAGAAGAACAACATGGGTAACATCCCGTTCTTCATGATCATTAACCACTTCAATAGCAACCTGCGCGAGTTAGCGCTTAACGCAGGCGTGGCCGATGTTTTTAAACTGCCGGTCAATGTCAAAAATATTGAGACCCGTGTCAATTTCCTGATCGATCACTGGCAGCCGCTTAAGGCCAAGTCGTCGCAAACATCGCAGGCCACCTACAGCGTTCCGGTAGGTAAACGTGCTTTCGATATCTTTTTTTCAGGATTGGCCTTGTTGATGCTGTCGCCATTCTTTTTGGTCGTTTACCTGTTGGTAAGGCTCGAATCAAAAGGTCCGGCGTTTTACTATTCGTTGCGGGTAGGTACCGGTTACCAGGTGTTCAAATTCTACAAGTTCAGGTCGATGTACGTAAATGCTGATAAACGACTGAAAGATCTGAAGCACCTTAACCAATATGACGTTGATGCCGCTGCCGCTAAAAAAGACAACGAGCAAGGTAAAGAAGTGATCGAGAATACCGCGATGCTTTGCTCAGAATGTATGGGTGCGGGTAAATGCCAGTTCCCGATGTATGCTGACAACGTGCACTGGTGCGAGCGCGAGTATGTAGATAATAAGAAGACCAGCGCAGGTTCAGCATTCTTCAAGATCAAGAACGACCCGCGGATCACCAAAGTGGGTAACTTTATCCGTAATACCAGTATCGACGAACTTCCACAGTTGTGGAACGTGTTTATTGGGGATATGAGTATTGTGGGCAACCGCCCGTTGCCACTTTATGAAGCGGAGAAACTGACCACCGATAAATACGCCCTGCGCTTTCATGCACCGGCAGGTATCACCGGCCTTTGGCAGGTGGAAAAACGTGGTAAAGGTGATATGAGTGAAGAAGAGCGCCTGATGCTTGACAATGTTTATGCCCAAAACCACAGCTTAGTGAATGACGTAAAACTGATCTTAAAAACGATCCCTGCGCTATTGCAAAAGGAAAGTGTATAA
- a CDS encoding L-histidine N(alpha)-methyltransferase, which yields MKNMHTTLPTEQQVIDHSAEQQFCDDVIAGLTATPKYLEAKYFYDSTGDELFQKIMNSPEYYPTDCELEIFTEQTAELAKAIMANGDPFDLIELGAGDAMKSTHLLRYLLNADAKFTYLPIDISGHVISYLQNTLPITLPGLRLNGLTGEYFDMLNKATTLSPKRKVVMFLGSNIGNMPVADAENFCMELRSHLSPGDIVLMGVDLKKDPRTILAAYNDAEGNTRQFNLNLLTRINRELNANFDLDKFEHYPMYDPETGSCKSYLISLADQQVELCDHTVEFAKDEYIYMEISQKYTVSQVNYMALHAGFKPAGHFCDSKNWFMDTIWVAV from the coding sequence ATGAAGAACATGCATACCACCTTACCAACCGAGCAACAAGTGATCGACCATAGTGCTGAACAGCAGTTTTGCGATGACGTGATCGCAGGGCTTACCGCTACGCCAAAATATTTGGAGGCTAAATATTTTTATGACAGCACCGGCGATGAGTTGTTCCAAAAGATCATGAATAGTCCTGAGTACTACCCTACCGACTGTGAACTGGAGATCTTTACGGAGCAAACCGCTGAACTGGCCAAAGCGATCATGGCCAACGGCGACCCATTTGACCTGATCGAGCTGGGTGCAGGTGATGCCATGAAATCTACCCATTTATTGCGCTACCTTTTAAATGCAGACGCAAAGTTCACCTACCTGCCTATCGATATTTCGGGCCATGTGATCAGCTATTTGCAAAACACTTTGCCTATTACCCTGCCCGGCCTGCGCCTTAACGGCCTTACCGGCGAGTACTTTGATATGCTCAACAAGGCCACTACCTTATCGCCTAAACGCAAGGTGGTGATGTTCCTGGGATCTAATATTGGCAACATGCCTGTGGCCGATGCCGAGAACTTTTGCATGGAGCTGCGCTCGCACCTGTCGCCCGGCGATATCGTTTTAATGGGTGTTGACCTGAAGAAGGATCCGCGTACCATTTTAGCCGCTTATAATGATGCAGAGGGTAATACCCGCCAGTTCAACTTGAACTTACTGACACGCATCAATCGCGAGTTGAATGCCAACTTTGACCTTGATAAATTTGAGCACTACCCCATGTATGATCCTGAGACGGGTTCATGCAAAAGCTACCTGATCAGCCTGGCCGATCAGCAGGTAGAACTATGCGACCACACAGTGGAATTTGCCAAAGACGAATATATCTACATGGAAATATCGCAGAAATACACCGTATCACAAGTGAATTACATGGCCTTACATGCAGGCTTTAAACCGGCAGGTCATTTTTGCGATAGCAAGAACTGGTTCATGGATACGATCTGGGTGGCGGTGTGA